A single window of Hylaeus volcanicus isolate JK05 chromosome 8, UHH_iyHylVolc1.0_haploid, whole genome shotgun sequence DNA harbors:
- the LOC128881023 gene encoding transcription factor A, mitochondrial yields MAGFGRLIASIESRNLMCARSYLPSSCQSVARSTAACLKENLPIKPKRPQPAFLLYIQSVRQKILNENPSLKSSEIVQMASKEWANMDSTLKENYRIQYKRNYEVYQGELQKFKSSLTKEQLELMNDMKIKEQQMNVKKENKLKQTIFKKPKRPQNAFLLFLKSQRDNKSPDMSSLEWLKSMKEKWNNLPNEEKQQFSTEAAQLMTQYEKDLANWEKEMINLGHSEIVRSKTLRSFKEKE; encoded by the exons ATGGCAGGTTTTGGAAGATTGATCGCTTCTATTGAGTCAAGAAATTTGATGTGTGCAAG AAGTTACTTGCCGAGCTCCTGTCAAAGCGTTGCAAGAAGTACAGCTGcatgtttgaaagaaaatttacccATCAAACCAAAGAGGCCACAACCTGCCTTCTTGTTGTATATACAATCTGTTAGACAAAAGATATTAAATGAGAACCCTAGTCTAAAATCTTCTGAAATAGTACAAATGGCATCCAAAGAATGGGCAAATATGGATTCTACacttaaagaaaattatagaatacaatataaaagaaactatGAAGTTTATCAAGGAGAACTACAGAAATTCAAAAGTTCTTTGACAAAAGAACAGCTGGAATTGATGAATGATATGAAAATTAAGGAGCAACAAAtgaatgttaaaaaagaaaataaattg aaacaaacaatatttaagaAGCCCAAAAGACCACAAAATGCatttctgttgtttttgaaatcTCAGAGGGACAACAAAAGTCCAGATATGTCTTCTTTG gaatGGCTAAAgtcaatgaaagaaaaatggaataacTTGCCAAATGAAGAGAAGCAACAATTTTCAACTGAGGCAGCGCAGTTGATGACACAATATGAAAAAGACCTCGCAAATTGGGAAAAGGAGATGATAAATTTGGGTCACTCAGAGATTGTAAGAAGTAAAACTCTGCGTAGTTTCAAAGAAAAGGAATAG
- the LOC128881024 gene encoding uncharacterized protein LOC128881024: MEDINAKRDARRRRILENSERRLLKITGRNGNTRSEDTSSQYSFPYSEVQTDISQPNVNGAVLDRCNDEINTANVFNSDDIWNSTSTTFKNRYDTRTEVENIHCTPNYTKLLLPGLLTSRINYILLAFVINILLVLEVDYLFGKTIAIPYFPIMMGRLYSCKNTQETQNGSLLYAALILCNIKPELTYQLKKIVSMIHMILGDLALYIFSFTLTYYAFLYYFHETDILINLNV; this comes from the exons ATGGAAGATATCAATGCAAAGAGAGATGCTAGAAGAAGACGAATTTTGGAAAACTCGGAGAGACGTTTGTTGAAGATTACTGGCCGAAATGGTAATACCAGATCAGAAG ATACATCTAGTCAATATTCGTTTCCCTATAGCGAGGTACAAACAGATATCTCACAACCAAATGTAAATGGTGCAGTATTag ACAGGTGTaacgatgaaattaatacCGCGAATGTTTTCAATTCTGATGATATTTGGAACAGTACGTCGACCACTTTCAAAAATAGATACGATACAAGAACCGAAGTCGAAAATATTCACTGTACTcctaattatacaaaattgttacTACCTGGATTATTAACAAgtcgtataaattatatattgctAGCCTTTGTTATCAACATTCTACTTGTGTTAGAAGTggattatttatttggaaag acAATTGCAATACCATACTTTCCAATAATGATGGGACGTCTGTACAGTTGTAAAAATACACAAGAAACACAAAATGGTAGTCTACTGTATGCTGCTTTGATTTTATGTAACATTAAACCTGAATTAACTTAccagttgaaaaaaattgtgtcaATGATCCATATGATACTTGGAGATTTAgctttatacatttttagtttCACCCTAACATATTATgcgtttttatattattttcacgaaacagatattttaattaatttaaatgtatga
- the LOC128881021 gene encoding chromatin assembly factor 1 p55 subunit, with protein MGDKDETFDDAVEERVINEEYKIWKKNTPFLYDLVMTHALEWPSLTAQWLPDVTRPEGKDYSVHRLILGTHTSDEQNHLLIASVQLPNEDAQFDASHYDNEKGEFGGFGSVSGKIEIEIKINHEGEVNRARYMPQNPCVIATKTPSSDVLVFDYTKHPSKPDPNGECQPDLRLRGHQKEGYGLSWNPNLNGYLLSASDDHTICLWDINAPPKENRVIDAKTIFTGHTAVVEDVAWHLLHESLFGSVADDQKLMIWDTRCNNTSKPSHTVDAHTAEVNCLSFNPYSEFILATGSADKTVALWDLRNLKLKLHSFESHKDEIFQVQWSPHNETILASSGTDRRLHVWDLSKIGEEQSSEDAEDGPPELLFIHGGHTAKISDFSWNPNEPWVKCSVSEDNIMQVWQMAENIYNDEEPDTPASELEAGAS; from the exons ATGGGAGATAAAGACG AAACATTTGACGATGCTGTGGAGGAACGAGTTATCaatgaagaatataaaatatggaaaaaaaatactccCTTTTTGTATGATCTAGTGATGACACATGCTTTAGAATGGCCATCTTTAACTGCTCAGTGGTTGCCTGACGTAACCAGACCAGAGGGAAAAGATTACTCTGTACACCGACTTATTCTGGGTACACATACATCGGATGAACAGAATCATTTACTTATTGCTAGTGTTCAATTGCCAAATGAGGATGCTCAATTTGACGCGTCTCACTATGATAATGAGAAGGGTGAGTTTGGAGGATTCGGTTCTGTTAGTGGAAAAATAGAGAttgaaataaagataaatcACGAGGGAGAAGTAAACAGGGCACGATACATGCCACAAAATCCTTGTGTCATAGCAACTAAAACACCATCTAGTGATGTTCTTGTTTTTGACTATACAAAACATCCCAGTAAACCAGATCCAAATGGCGAATGTCAGCCTGATCTAAG ATTAAGAGGACATCAAAAGGAAGGTTACGGCCTCTCGTGGAATCCAAATCTCAATGGGTACTTGCTCAGTGCATCCGATGATCATACCATCTGTTTGTGGGATATTAATGCACCACCTAAGGAAAATCGTGTTATAGATGCGAAAACGATCTTTACCGGGCACACGGCTGTTGTTGAAGATGTAGCTTGGCATCTGTTGCATGAATCCTTATTCGGATCTGTCGCGGAtgatcaaaaattaatgatttgGGACACGAG GTGTAACAATACTAGCAAGCCAAGTCACACGGTCGACGCTCACACTGCTGAAGTTAATTGTTTAAGTTTCAATCCCTACTCTGAATTTATCCTTGCGACCGGTAGTGCTGATAAAACGGTAGCGCTCTGGGATTTGAGGAACCTTAAGCTAAAACTGCATTCTTTTGAATCTCATAAAGACGAGATCTTCCAAGTCCAGTGGTCGCCGCATAACGAAACGATATTAGCCAGTAGCGGTACAGACAGGCGTCTACATGTGTGGGATCTTAGTAAAATTGGCGAGGAACAGTCCAGCGAGGATGCTGAAGATGGTCCACCTGAGTTACTG TTCATACATGGCGGCCACACTGCGAAGATCAGTGACTTTTCATGGAATCCGAACGAACCATGGGTCAAATGTTCAGTGTCAGAGGACAATATAATGCAAGTGTGGCAAATGGCAGAAAACATTTACAACGACGAAGAACCGGATACGCCAGCCAGCGAACTAGAAGCCGGTGCTTCATAA
- the LOC128881018 gene encoding slowpoke-binding protein isoform X1 encodes MFNLYQNLNKRDDDHKEPVVTGHDRFWQERPKTRRKRRAVNRRTQSAIELDSEAIVSARGTLRRGRSASIEDDDSDEEKGYQLTNKIDNLAKILFSRVSAARGCKESDVRNGRHSYTALGHGPSVCEDVGEYMEMERRSRDRALSICQVYIRGTPRYSLIKQLNNLGSRMDKHWFAVRDTSLKTDRLLTLAPLSRNCSLSISPLTKNILNDLFLALQHPYICPVFDIDFLEYENQKYVILVQPISQGSLKDLIYGIERTGWNEDWGQKYASRGKGLPLPQVQQMGRQVLEALIFLKERGFPTVTHLHSGNVLVQNGVARLAGLENTLLGFTSRIHPVIASRMSQTTTSVDTICFGHMLFEMCAGYELRSFKPNSVHFSDLEMYPQVVELLKFIFVEPTSRHKNIEELLVHDLFRNIDLREMRSATVTIFRPTLTPPIVNLLDGIKRQNVNKRISSLDDTIDIDAMSLHRPDTVCENSLLDEIYNELSNTAV; translated from the exons ATGTTCAACCTCTATCAGAACTTGAACAAGAGGGACGACGATCACAAGGAACCGGTCGTCACAGGCCACGACAGATTCTGGCAGGAGCGTCCGAAAACACGGCGGAAACGTCGTGCCGTTAATAGAAGGACTCAGAGTGCCATCGAGCTAGACTCCGAAGCTATCGTATCCGCACGGGGAACTCTCCGCCGTGGAAGAAGCGCTAGCATAGAAGACGATGACAGCGACGAGGAGAAGGGCTACCAATTGACCAATAAAATCGACAATCTAGCCAAGATATTATTTAGTCGCGTGTCCGCTGCACGAGGTTGCAAGGAGTCTGATGTCAG AAATGGAAGACACAGCTACACGGCACTGGGTCACGGACCGTCCGTTTGCGAGGATGTTGGCGAGTACATGGAAATGGAGAGAAGGTCCCGGGATCGTGCCTTATCAATCTGTCAGGTTTATATCCGAGGGACGCCTCGCTACAGTCTCATCAAGCAGCTGAATAATCTCG GATCGAGAATGGACAAACATTGGTTTGCTGTGAGGGACACGTCTCTAAAAACCGATCGGCTGCTCACGTTGGCTCCGTTGAGTCGGAACTGCTCGTTGAGCATTTCTCCTCTGACCAAGAATATCTTGAACGACTTGTTCTTAGCCTTGCAACATCCGTACATTTGTCCCGTGTTCGATATCGATTTCCTCGAATACGAGAATCAGAAGTACGTGATCTTGGTCCAGCCCATCAGTCAAGGTAGTCTGAAAGATCTGATATACGGG ATCGAAAGAACCGGTTGGAATGAGGATTGGGGCCAAAAATACGCTTCCCGCGGAAAGGGGCTACCCTTGCCCCAAGTGCAACAAATGGGACGTCAAGTGTTGGAAGcgttgatttttttaaaagaaagaggaTTTCCAACCGTGACCCATTTACACTCGGGAAACGTGCTCGTCCAAAACGGTGTCGCGCGGCTCGCCGGCCTCGAGAACACGCTTCTCGGCTTCACCAGTCGAATACATCCAGTAATTGCTTCTCGAATGTCGCAAACGACCACCTCCGTTGATACGATATGCTTCG GTCATATGCTATTTGAAATGTGCGCTGGCTACGAATTACGATCGTTTAAACCGAATTCCGTGCATTTCTCGGATCTTGAAATGTATCCACAA GTTGTCGAGTTACTGAAATTCATATTCGTCGAACCAACTAGTCGTCACAAAAACATTGAAGAGCTTCTCGTTCATGATCTGTTCAGAAATATCGATCTTCGTGAAATGCGAAGCGCCACCGTCACG ATATTCCGACCAACCTTGACGCCGCCAATCGTCAACTTACTCGACGGGATTAAACGGCAAAACGTGAATAAGAG AATCTCAAGTTTGGATGATACAATCGACATAGATGCAATGTCTCTCCACAGGCCGGACACGGTTTGCGAGAATTCGTTACTCGACGAAATATACAACGAGCTTTCGAACACTGCTGTATAA
- the LOC128881018 gene encoding slowpoke-binding protein isoform X3 — protein sequence MFNLYQNLNKRDDDHKEPVVTGHDRFWQERPKTRRKRRAVNRRTQSAIELDSEAIVSARGTLRRGRSASIEDDDSDEEKGYQLTNKIDNLAKILFSRVSAARGCKESDVRNGRHSYTALGHGPSVCEDVGEYMEMERRSRDRALSICQVYIRGTPRYSLIKQLNNLGSRMDKHWFAVRDTSLKTDRLLTLAPLSRNCSLSISPLTKNILNDLFLALQHPYICPVFDIDFLEYENQKYVILVQPISQGSLKDLIYGIERTGWNEDWGQKYASRGKGLPLPQVQQMGRQVLEALIFLKERGFPTVTHLHSGNVLVQNGVARLAGLENTLLGFTSRIHPVIASRMSQTTTSVDTICFGHMLFEMCAGYELRSFKPNSVHFSDLEMYPQVVELLKFIFVEPTSRHKNIEELLVHDLFRNIDLREMRSATVTIFRPTLTPPIVNLLDGIKRQNVNKRQRSRSISDVYLTRRL from the exons ATGTTCAACCTCTATCAGAACTTGAACAAGAGGGACGACGATCACAAGGAACCGGTCGTCACAGGCCACGACAGATTCTGGCAGGAGCGTCCGAAAACACGGCGGAAACGTCGTGCCGTTAATAGAAGGACTCAGAGTGCCATCGAGCTAGACTCCGAAGCTATCGTATCCGCACGGGGAACTCTCCGCCGTGGAAGAAGCGCTAGCATAGAAGACGATGACAGCGACGAGGAGAAGGGCTACCAATTGACCAATAAAATCGACAATCTAGCCAAGATATTATTTAGTCGCGTGTCCGCTGCACGAGGTTGCAAGGAGTCTGATGTCAG AAATGGAAGACACAGCTACACGGCACTGGGTCACGGACCGTCCGTTTGCGAGGATGTTGGCGAGTACATGGAAATGGAGAGAAGGTCCCGGGATCGTGCCTTATCAATCTGTCAGGTTTATATCCGAGGGACGCCTCGCTACAGTCTCATCAAGCAGCTGAATAATCTCG GATCGAGAATGGACAAACATTGGTTTGCTGTGAGGGACACGTCTCTAAAAACCGATCGGCTGCTCACGTTGGCTCCGTTGAGTCGGAACTGCTCGTTGAGCATTTCTCCTCTGACCAAGAATATCTTGAACGACTTGTTCTTAGCCTTGCAACATCCGTACATTTGTCCCGTGTTCGATATCGATTTCCTCGAATACGAGAATCAGAAGTACGTGATCTTGGTCCAGCCCATCAGTCAAGGTAGTCTGAAAGATCTGATATACGGG ATCGAAAGAACCGGTTGGAATGAGGATTGGGGCCAAAAATACGCTTCCCGCGGAAAGGGGCTACCCTTGCCCCAAGTGCAACAAATGGGACGTCAAGTGTTGGAAGcgttgatttttttaaaagaaagaggaTTTCCAACCGTGACCCATTTACACTCGGGAAACGTGCTCGTCCAAAACGGTGTCGCGCGGCTCGCCGGCCTCGAGAACACGCTTCTCGGCTTCACCAGTCGAATACATCCAGTAATTGCTTCTCGAATGTCGCAAACGACCACCTCCGTTGATACGATATGCTTCG GTCATATGCTATTTGAAATGTGCGCTGGCTACGAATTACGATCGTTTAAACCGAATTCCGTGCATTTCTCGGATCTTGAAATGTATCCACAA GTTGTCGAGTTACTGAAATTCATATTCGTCGAACCAACTAGTCGTCACAAAAACATTGAAGAGCTTCTCGTTCATGATCTGTTCAGAAATATCGATCTTCGTGAAATGCGAAGCGCCACCGTCACG ATATTCCGACCAACCTTGACGCCGCCAATCGTCAACTTACTCGACGGGATTAAACGGCAAAACGTGAATAAGAG GCAGAGGTCACGCTCTATAAGCGACGTGTATTTAACACGCAGATTGTG A
- the LOC128881018 gene encoding slowpoke-binding protein isoform X2: protein MFNLYQNLNKRDDDHKEPVVTGHDRFWQERPKTRRKRRAVNRRTQSAIELDSEAIVSARGTLRRGRSASIEDDDSDEEKGYQLTNKIDNLAKILFSRVSAARGCKESDVRNGRHSYTALGHGPSVCEDVGEYMEMERRSRDRALSICQVYIRGTPRYSLIKQLNNLGSRMDKHWFAVRDTSLKTDRLLTLAPLSRNCSLSISPLTKNILNDLFLALQHPYICPVFDIDFLEYENQKYVILVQPISQGSLKDLIYGIERTGWNEDWGQKYASRGKGLPLPQVQQMGRQVLEALIFLKERGFPTVTHLHSGNVLVQNGVARLAGLENTLLGFTSRIHPVIASRMSQTTTSVDTICFGHMLFEMCAGYELRSFKPNSVHFSDLEMYPQVVELLKFIFVEPTSRHKNIEELLVHDLFRNIDLREMRSATVTIFRPTLTPPIVNLLDGIKRQNVNKRQRSRSISDVYLTRRLW from the exons ATGTTCAACCTCTATCAGAACTTGAACAAGAGGGACGACGATCACAAGGAACCGGTCGTCACAGGCCACGACAGATTCTGGCAGGAGCGTCCGAAAACACGGCGGAAACGTCGTGCCGTTAATAGAAGGACTCAGAGTGCCATCGAGCTAGACTCCGAAGCTATCGTATCCGCACGGGGAACTCTCCGCCGTGGAAGAAGCGCTAGCATAGAAGACGATGACAGCGACGAGGAGAAGGGCTACCAATTGACCAATAAAATCGACAATCTAGCCAAGATATTATTTAGTCGCGTGTCCGCTGCACGAGGTTGCAAGGAGTCTGATGTCAG AAATGGAAGACACAGCTACACGGCACTGGGTCACGGACCGTCCGTTTGCGAGGATGTTGGCGAGTACATGGAAATGGAGAGAAGGTCCCGGGATCGTGCCTTATCAATCTGTCAGGTTTATATCCGAGGGACGCCTCGCTACAGTCTCATCAAGCAGCTGAATAATCTCG GATCGAGAATGGACAAACATTGGTTTGCTGTGAGGGACACGTCTCTAAAAACCGATCGGCTGCTCACGTTGGCTCCGTTGAGTCGGAACTGCTCGTTGAGCATTTCTCCTCTGACCAAGAATATCTTGAACGACTTGTTCTTAGCCTTGCAACATCCGTACATTTGTCCCGTGTTCGATATCGATTTCCTCGAATACGAGAATCAGAAGTACGTGATCTTGGTCCAGCCCATCAGTCAAGGTAGTCTGAAAGATCTGATATACGGG ATCGAAAGAACCGGTTGGAATGAGGATTGGGGCCAAAAATACGCTTCCCGCGGAAAGGGGCTACCCTTGCCCCAAGTGCAACAAATGGGACGTCAAGTGTTGGAAGcgttgatttttttaaaagaaagaggaTTTCCAACCGTGACCCATTTACACTCGGGAAACGTGCTCGTCCAAAACGGTGTCGCGCGGCTCGCCGGCCTCGAGAACACGCTTCTCGGCTTCACCAGTCGAATACATCCAGTAATTGCTTCTCGAATGTCGCAAACGACCACCTCCGTTGATACGATATGCTTCG GTCATATGCTATTTGAAATGTGCGCTGGCTACGAATTACGATCGTTTAAACCGAATTCCGTGCATTTCTCGGATCTTGAAATGTATCCACAA GTTGTCGAGTTACTGAAATTCATATTCGTCGAACCAACTAGTCGTCACAAAAACATTGAAGAGCTTCTCGTTCATGATCTGTTCAGAAATATCGATCTTCGTGAAATGCGAAGCGCCACCGTCACG ATATTCCGACCAACCTTGACGCCGCCAATCGTCAACTTACTCGACGGGATTAAACGGCAAAACGTGAATAAGAG GCAGAGGTCACGCTCTATAAGCGACGTGTATTTAACACGCAGATTGTGGTAA
- the LOC128881022 gene encoding non-structural maintenance of chromosomes element 3 homolog, which produces MTRSRGKFLSQQSVRASSGNVTILSQPVPSTSRRDRGSPESPPNRVTTQEENQLVGSLIKHLFALDKKKQIVNKARLIKNVFGGQGKQFHQLMSKAKHILSNIYGYQLMEIESGKYILVNEIKNPHLQPSKLEASKQVLLFLVLSHIFMSDEFCTKETLWEFLTNMGIKSDNSHHYYFGDVAQSIEVFVQQRYLEKVAVDKDDPTKIEYKWGMRAEYEVTRRSCLEFVSQIYSRRRIESWPAQYKAVIAHEKTKNCE; this is translated from the exons ATGA caCGAAGCAGAGGTAAATTCTTGTCGCAACAAAGTGTCAGAGCGAGTAGTGGCAACGTTACTATTTTGTCTCAACCTGTTCCATCCACGAGTAGACGCGATCGGGGTTCGCCAGAATCTCCTCCCAATCGTGTAACTACCCAGGAAGAAAATCAACTTGTGGGTAGTTTGATAAAGCACCTTTTTGCTTTAGATAAGAAAAagcaaattgtaaataaagcaCGACTAATCAAGAACGTCTTTGGTGGCCAGGGGAAACAGTTTCATCAGCTGATGTCTAAAGCAAAACATATACTGTCAAAT ATTTATGGATATCAACTGATGGAAATCGAAAGTGGCAAATACATTCtggtaaatgaaataaaaaatcctcaTCTTCAACCATCTAAACTTGAAGCTAGTAAACAAGTACTATTATTCTTAGTGCTTTCACATATATTTATGTCTGACGAATTTTGTACTAAAG AAACTTTGTGGGAATTTCTTACAAACATGGGTATTAAATCAGATAATTCccatcattattatttcggCGATGTCGCACAGTCCATAGAG GTATTTGTTCAGCAAAGATATCTGGAGAAGGTCGCCGTGGACAAAGACGATCcaacaaaaatagaatataagtGGGGAATGCGGGCCGAATACGAAGTTACTCGACGCTCATGTTTAGAATTTGTATCACAG ATCTACAGTCGGCGTCGAATAGAGAGCTGGCCGGCACAATATAAAGCAGTAATCGCACACGAGAAAACCAAGAATTGTGAGTGA